A portion of the Chondrinema litorale genome contains these proteins:
- a CDS encoding GNAT family N-acetyltransferase: MLVKITQITPEDTWHLRHTVMWPDKPASYVKLEEDKQGTHYGLWQGEELIGVVSLFYENGKAQFRKLAVKVSEQGKGYGSKLLAHLMQEVTHQNISLNQNIQSIWCNARSDKTTFYKKFGMLETDKTFSKGGIDYVIMEKLLS, encoded by the coding sequence ATGTTAGTAAAGATAACTCAAATAACGCCAGAAGATACTTGGCATTTACGACATACTGTAATGTGGCCAGATAAACCTGCATCATATGTTAAGCTAGAAGAAGACAAACAAGGCACTCACTATGGTTTATGGCAAGGTGAAGAGCTAATTGGAGTAGTTTCTTTATTTTATGAAAATGGCAAGGCTCAGTTTAGAAAACTGGCAGTAAAAGTCTCTGAACAGGGTAAAGGTTATGGCTCAAAGTTACTAGCTCACTTAATGCAAGAAGTTACTCATCAAAACATTTCTCTAAATCAAAATATTCAATCTATTTGGTGTAATGCCCGATCAGACAAAACCACTTTTTATAAGAAGTTTGGTATGCTCGAAACCGACAAAACCTTTAGCAAAGGTGGAATCGACTATGTAATTATGGAGAAGCTTTTAAGTTGA
- a CDS encoding Crp/Fnr family transcriptional regulator, producing MSDTSENNLDVWKQFSHLFTRKTVAPKAVLLNEGEVSKNAYFLEKGCLRLWFNHDGKDITFQFFFEGEGVSSIESFKTGEPSLFTIETIEACELIVIRKNDFQTIMDSSPAIKKEIEHHIFKRLMYYQKLFLGRIRDNPEKRYHELLENYPHILQRVPQHYIASYLGITPVSLSRIRNRR from the coding sequence ATGAGTGACACAAGCGAAAATAACTTGGATGTATGGAAACAATTTAGCCACTTATTTACTAGAAAAACTGTAGCACCTAAAGCAGTGCTGCTTAATGAGGGCGAAGTTTCTAAAAATGCTTATTTCTTAGAGAAAGGCTGCCTTAGACTTTGGTTTAATCACGATGGAAAAGATATTACTTTCCAGTTCTTTTTTGAAGGAGAAGGCGTTTCTTCTATTGAAAGTTTTAAAACCGGAGAGCCAAGTTTATTTACCATTGAAACCATAGAAGCATGTGAGCTAATAGTTATCAGAAAAAATGATTTTCAAACTATTATGGATTCGTCACCAGCCATAAAGAAAGAAATAGAGCATCATATTTTTAAGCGCTTGATGTATTACCAAAAGCTATTTCTAGGCAGAATTAGAGATAATCCAGAAAAGAGATATCATGAGTTATTAGAAAATTATCCTCATATTTTGCAAAGAGTTCCGCAACATTATATCGCTTCTTATTTGGGTATTACACCAGTTTCGTTAAGTAGAATTAGAAATAGGAGATAA
- a CDS encoding NAD(P)H-dependent oxidoreductase yields the protein MKTLIVFNHPYEKSYCNSILNSVTTGLKKAQHQIDLIYLDKENFNPVMTATDLQAFVKRKPVDAKVIEYKSRLEEADHLVFIFPIWWELMPALTKGFIDKVIFPGVAYDYADDGNKMIPLLNIKSVTVITTMNTPSVLYRFIFGNAIRKALLTGTFWKIGYKKRKWINLSMVKSASEEKRKKWLTNIENRFAAIA from the coding sequence ATGAAAACACTCATAGTATTCAACCATCCCTATGAAAAAAGTTACTGCAATAGTATTTTAAATTCAGTAACAACCGGTTTAAAAAAAGCCCAACACCAAATTGACTTAATTTATTTGGATAAAGAAAACTTTAATCCGGTAATGACTGCTACAGACCTACAAGCTTTTGTAAAGCGCAAACCTGTAGATGCCAAAGTAATCGAGTATAAAAGTAGGTTAGAAGAGGCAGATCATTTAGTATTTATTTTTCCAATCTGGTGGGAATTAATGCCGGCACTCACCAAAGGTTTTATAGATAAAGTGATTTTCCCTGGTGTTGCTTACGACTATGCCGACGATGGAAATAAAATGATTCCACTCTTAAATATTAAAAGTGTAACGGTAATTACCACGATGAACACCCCCAGTGTTTTATATCGCTTCATTTTTGGTAATGCGATTAGAAAAGCATTGCTTACTGGCACTTTCTGGAAGATAGGCTACAAAAAAAGAAAGTGGATTAACTTGAGTATGGTAAAATCAGCTTCTGAAGAGAAAAGAAAAAAATGGTTAACAAATATCGAAAATAGATTTGCTGCAATAGCATAA
- a CDS encoding DUF4291 domain-containing protein, with the protein MGRLQEIRAEYNQNTITVYQAYNKTIALPAIKNNRFEKPFSFNRMTWIKPSYLWLMERSNWGLKANQEYILAIKIKRACWEKALSLGVLTHPDKEIYANGIEWESLFNEAKVHIQWDPERTLRGGKLQERSIQVGISRFLIEELNNEWIEEIADYTPLTRKIHQLKTQGKHKEAKRLLPNERVYPLPQDIEKRIGIR; encoded by the coding sequence TTGGGAAGATTACAAGAAATAAGAGCTGAGTATAACCAAAATACAATTACAGTTTATCAGGCATATAATAAAACCATTGCATTGCCTGCCATTAAAAATAATCGCTTCGAGAAGCCTTTTTCCTTTAACCGGATGACATGGATAAAACCTTCTTATTTATGGTTGATGGAAAGAAGCAATTGGGGTTTAAAGGCTAATCAGGAATATATTTTAGCCATTAAAATTAAAAGAGCTTGTTGGGAAAAGGCTTTGTCTTTGGGCGTATTAACTCATCCAGATAAAGAAATTTATGCCAATGGCATTGAGTGGGAAAGTCTGTTTAACGAAGCCAAAGTTCATATACAGTGGGACCCTGAAAGAACTTTAAGAGGTGGTAAACTGCAAGAGCGCTCGATACAAGTAGGCATTAGCCGATTTTTAATTGAGGAGTTGAATAATGAGTGGATTGAAGAAATTGCCGATTACACTCCGCTTACCAGAAAAATACATCAACTTAAAACGCAAGGCAAACACAAAGAAGCCAAACGCTTGCTCCCTAACGAGCGAGTTTATCCCTTGCCACAAGATATTGAAAAAAGAATTGGAATTAGGTAA
- a CDS encoding SAM-dependent methyltransferase, whose amino-acid sequence MSFELKSVVPWGRTLMEYKQMFSLTPADLNKKIISFGDGPASFNKELTEQNGNCISIDPIYQFSKEQLETRFEEVREEILEQVKSNAKIFIWKIIKNIEELDLLRTQAMHQFLKDFDSGLIEGRYLMHQLPEKTHFKDKEFELGLSSHFLILYEKLGLEFHLKSLTEMMRICKKVRTFPLLNLNAEKSEVLEPIIKHFSEMYEVKIEQVNYEFQKGGNQMLVMKNIE is encoded by the coding sequence ATGAGTTTTGAGTTAAAAAGTGTAGTTCCTTGGGGACGAACATTAATGGAATACAAACAGATGTTTAGTCTTACTCCTGCTGATCTTAATAAAAAAATTATCAGTTTCGGAGATGGACCTGCCAGCTTTAATAAAGAATTAACAGAGCAAAATGGCAACTGTATATCCATTGATCCCATCTATCAATTTTCTAAAGAGCAATTAGAAACGAGGTTTGAAGAAGTACGGGAAGAGATTTTAGAACAAGTTAAAAGCAATGCTAAAATTTTTATTTGGAAGATCATCAAAAACATAGAAGAACTTGATCTATTGAGAACTCAAGCTATGCACCAATTTCTGAAAGACTTCGATTCGGGACTAATTGAAGGAAGATATCTTATGCATCAGCTTCCTGAAAAAACTCATTTCAAAGACAAAGAGTTTGAACTCGGATTAAGCTCACATTTTTTAATCTTGTATGAAAAGTTAGGACTGGAATTTCATTTGAAATCTCTTACAGAAATGATGAGAATTTGCAAGAAAGTCCGCACTTTTCCACTTCTTAATCTGAATGCTGAAAAATCGGAAGTATTGGAACCGATCATCAAGCATTTTTCTGAAATGTATGAAGTGAAAATTGAGCAGGTAAACTATGAGTTTCAAAAAGGTGGAAATCAAATGCTTGTGATGAAAAACATTGAATAA
- a CDS encoding macro domain-containing protein, protein MIFNLVGIEPKLTEAWKKVFKGINEVIVKEASIFDCPSDVIVSPANSFGFMNGGIDFSISKNLGWHIEKAVQKKIRAEFYGELLVGQALIVETAHKDFPYLISAPTMRTPMTILRSPNVYLAMKAILTLLKYGKLDNGESISSKVKTVAIPGLGTGVGQVPPMMCARQMRIAWEDVMNEKYNSLQGWEELRSNYAYFFTYDERDLKYDIP, encoded by the coding sequence ATGATATTTAACTTAGTTGGCATTGAGCCCAAACTAACAGAAGCATGGAAAAAAGTATTTAAAGGAATAAACGAAGTAATAGTAAAAGAAGCCTCCATTTTCGACTGTCCCAGCGATGTAATTGTGAGTCCGGCAAACAGTTTTGGTTTTATGAATGGAGGAATCGATTTCTCCATCTCCAAAAATCTAGGCTGGCACATCGAAAAAGCCGTTCAGAAAAAAATTAGGGCAGAATTTTACGGTGAATTATTAGTCGGGCAAGCGCTCATAGTAGAAACAGCGCACAAAGATTTTCCCTATCTCATATCAGCCCCGACTATGCGCACTCCAATGACGATCTTACGATCTCCCAATGTGTATTTGGCAATGAAAGCGATACTTACTTTGCTAAAATATGGCAAGCTAGATAATGGTGAGTCAATTAGTAGTAAAGTAAAAACAGTTGCCATACCGGGTTTGGGCACGGGTGTTGGGCAAGTACCACCCATGATGTGTGCACGACAAATGCGTATAGCTTGGGAAGATGTAATGAACGAAAAATACAATTCTTTACAAGGTTGGGAAGAATTACGATCTAATTATGCGTATTTTTTCACCTACGACGAAAGAGATTTAAAATACGATATCCCTTGA
- a CDS encoding alpha/beta fold hydrolase, with the protein MSQTRKIRGINLVYDDLKPELSSASTPPILFIHGQPFNRSMWKYQVDVLKDTYRLIIPDLRGYGESEVPNADMVLLDELALDMAELLDELDVEDVIVAGLSMGGQIALEFYKLFPERVKGLILADTDSRAEDEEGYTRRLMLSKKLVDDGMKKFTADRIHHFISAYSMENKPEVVQHLTEMMENTNAKGSSIVQRGRAERKDLTYCLDSIDVPTLIVVGEHDEFTPVSTAEFLHENILDSALAIIEKAGHIPNMEQTDQFNEVLLKFLKEEF; encoded by the coding sequence ATGTCACAAACAAGAAAAATTCGTGGAATCAATCTGGTGTATGATGATCTAAAGCCTGAATTATCTAGCGCTTCAACACCGCCAATTTTATTTATACATGGGCAGCCTTTTAACAGGAGCATGTGGAAATATCAGGTAGATGTGCTCAAAGATACTTATAGGCTAATTATTCCAGACTTAAGAGGATATGGAGAAAGTGAAGTGCCCAATGCCGATATGGTTTTGCTCGACGAGCTGGCTTTAGATATGGCAGAACTGCTAGATGAACTGGATGTGGAAGATGTGATAGTAGCCGGGCTTTCTATGGGTGGGCAAATTGCTTTAGAGTTTTATAAACTTTTTCCAGAAAGGGTAAAAGGCTTAATACTCGCCGATACCGATAGCAGAGCAGAAGATGAAGAAGGTTATACCAGAAGGTTGATGTTGTCTAAGAAATTGGTGGACGATGGCATGAAAAAGTTTACTGCTGATCGAATTCATCATTTTATCTCGGCGTACAGCATGGAAAATAAACCTGAGGTAGTACAGCATCTCACAGAAATGATGGAAAACACCAATGCCAAAGGTTCTTCTATTGTGCAGAGAGGTCGGGCAGAGCGTAAAGACCTTACTTATTGCCTAGATTCTATCGATGTGCCTACTTTAATAGTAGTTGGTGAACACGATGAGTTTACACCTGTGAGCACAGCCGAGTTTCTACACGAAAACATTTTAGATTCAGCATTGGCGATTATTGAAAAAGCTGGCCACATACCCAACATGGAACAAACAGACCAGTTTAACGAAGTACTTTTAAAGTTTTTGAAAGAAGAGTTTTAG
- a CDS encoding GNAT family N-acetyltransferase, with amino-acid sequence MNLTFKKATEADIDYLLWLRKETMNEHLAKSGLQVSDEEHLKRLMYQFDAASIIFYNGEQIGLLKLLESEGYKEIVQIQIEPAWQGKGLGTRVIETVIREANQTNVFLKLSVLKENKAKRLYEKLGFTTVSEDEHSFYMEYHSSHN; translated from the coding sequence ATGAATCTAACATTTAAAAAGGCTACAGAGGCTGATATCGATTATTTGCTTTGGTTGAGAAAAGAAACCATGAATGAGCACCTAGCAAAATCTGGTTTGCAGGTAAGCGACGAAGAGCATTTAAAAAGATTGATGTATCAGTTCGATGCTGCCAGTATTATTTTTTACAATGGTGAGCAAATTGGTTTATTAAAACTCTTAGAGTCGGAGGGTTATAAAGAGATTGTGCAAATACAGATTGAGCCAGCTTGGCAAGGTAAAGGTTTAGGTACAAGGGTTATTGAGACTGTAATTAGAGAAGCTAATCAAACAAATGTATTTCTTAAACTGAGTGTGTTAAAGGAGAATAAAGCTAAAAGGTTATATGAAAAACTAGGTTTTACAACTGTAAGCGAAGACGAACATTCCTTTTACATGGAATATCATTCTAGCCATAATTAG
- a CDS encoding DUF3592 domain-containing protein, whose product MIILLLPFLLAGITLFYMGYSELEEEKDFLLTAIKTEGEVVGVLDVIVEREYDEDGDIAIGGYLNVAPIVQFETRDGYLYKVRSKKTYDKLPATHFEVWYNPKDPTDVMIDNYYLISNYQKYSQFYGGIGLIMLFFGILIYTSIA is encoded by the coding sequence ATGATAATATTATTACTTCCCTTTCTATTAGCTGGAATTACATTGTTTTATATGGGTTATTCTGAACTGGAAGAAGAAAAAGATTTTTTACTAACTGCGATTAAAACAGAAGGCGAGGTAGTAGGAGTATTAGATGTAATAGTTGAGAGAGAATACGATGAAGATGGAGATATAGCAATAGGAGGTTACCTTAATGTAGCGCCGATTGTACAGTTTGAAACCAGAGATGGCTATTTATATAAAGTAAGATCAAAGAAAACTTATGATAAGTTACCAGCTACACATTTTGAAGTCTGGTACAATCCAAAGGACCCAACAGATGTAATGATTGATAATTACTACTTGATTTCTAATTATCAAAAATACAGTCAGTTTTATGGAGGTATAGGGCTTATTATGTTATTTTTTGGGATACTTATTTATACTTCGATTGCCTAA
- a CDS encoding SMI1/KNR4 family protein has protein sequence MNPIEQLTETLSSKLDIYESFLNEGASEPEIKEIEKATGLSVPELLSQLLQKYNGEKKTLGFLGLRFLSCSEMIAQWKLLDQISSQPDFNEGERLYFQSELLTAKSFFSNKRLPFAHDGSGQLLCIDYIPDEQGNDGQIIYLPTAEPEPMSVIASSFDSFIQFIIKALQSGNLALYDDREDYEEDEQHFAEIYFYKQWKQDWTDIAAEYK, from the coding sequence ATGAACCCGATAGAACAATTAACCGAGACACTTTCTTCTAAACTAGATATTTATGAGTCTTTTTTGAATGAAGGAGCAAGCGAACCGGAAATTAAAGAGATTGAAAAAGCAACAGGTTTAAGCGTTCCAGAATTACTCTCACAATTATTACAAAAATACAATGGTGAGAAAAAGACATTGGGCTTTTTAGGTTTGCGCTTTTTGTCTTGTTCAGAAATGATTGCACAGTGGAAGTTGTTAGATCAAATTTCTTCTCAGCCTGATTTTAATGAAGGAGAAAGACTTTACTTTCAGTCTGAATTGCTCACAGCAAAATCTTTTTTTAGCAATAAAAGATTGCCTTTTGCTCACGATGGTTCTGGTCAGTTGCTGTGCATAGATTATATACCTGATGAACAAGGTAATGATGGGCAAATTATTTACCTGCCAACCGCAGAGCCAGAACCAATGTCTGTTATTGCATCTTCTTTCGATAGCTTCATTCAATTTATTATAAAAGCATTGCAGTCGGGCAACTTAGCACTGTACGATGATAGGGAAGACTACGAAGAAGATGAGCAGCATTTTGCGGAAATTTATTTTTACAAACAGTGGAAACAAGATTGGACAGATATTGCTGCGGAATATAAATAA
- a CDS encoding DUF4132 domain-containing protein codes for MTTAKEIRDSINEEYYQRIAEGENYYSIRDYFAFFYIEKYFSPEQKQEISKNVLFELKARASEKRMLVLEKYKNFTEEDINKVSEEFNAFNGILNYLVPPAAEVITEAELIELLNYYDGKYVLQYKVGHSHAWLDYDISSALLNPSQIFNLVIQFKKKQTHSDKLTQKLKEIEESSFIQRDYLLGKLNSVIALDNNALNSELEVAKKEIELEVNTLASHKKWKWLQDYPIEFIADRNEFYELVVDLSNINYFNLYAVSDELKAKIAKVNPEKFEVFVLDVLEDAKNDSKKRSGWFLGEKVIAFRVFVWLMHYLKTPNQYAILIKIGEKCFTKIKGVGPTSRKLGDVVLRILFESETIEGLGALLTMDSRNKYPVFKEALKEAIRKAINYTKLNPNEVEDYFISDYDLVNGTVQMSFGEYSSEIQVESLAKVSLIWYKPDKSIQKSVPAKVKNEFANELKLWKATQKDIKKELSGQKMRIEAFWRKNKSWPFEKWKKYLLDHQLLKFLTHSLIWQFDTEGKTQSGFVVDGQLVDYHKEPLTEIENATVTLWHPVNAAVEEVHLWRSFMLANEIKQPFKQAFREVYLVTDAEINTSTYSNRFNGHVLNHHKFAALAKQRLWKYDSVYTYDNPFIEFREYKIRITLDLQTQYTLAVSERVHFRNTQENVAQKAEDVPTIVFSEAMRDVDLFVGVCSIGMEDEWNDNNHMNYWQSYSKSELSELAKTRKQILENLIPKLKIKDQCGFTDRSLVVKGKLKTYKIHFGSGNILMEPNDQYLCIIPDKSRGASSKKIFLPFDDDHVLSIILSKALLLADDDKITDPVILNQL; via the coding sequence ATGACCACCGCTAAAGAAATACGGGATAGTATCAATGAAGAGTATTACCAAAGAATCGCAGAGGGAGAAAATTACTATTCAATAAGAGACTATTTTGCCTTTTTCTACATAGAAAAATACTTTTCGCCAGAGCAAAAGCAGGAAATCAGCAAAAACGTGCTATTCGAATTAAAAGCCAGAGCCAGTGAGAAGCGGATGCTCGTTCTCGAAAAATATAAAAACTTTACAGAGGAAGATATCAACAAAGTATCAGAAGAATTTAATGCTTTTAATGGTATATTAAATTACTTGGTGCCACCAGCCGCAGAGGTAATTACAGAAGCTGAGTTGATAGAATTGCTGAATTATTACGATGGCAAATATGTGCTTCAATACAAAGTGGGGCATAGCCATGCATGGCTAGATTATGACATTAGCTCAGCCTTACTCAACCCAAGCCAAATTTTCAATTTGGTCATTCAGTTCAAGAAAAAGCAGACACATTCAGACAAGCTTACCCAAAAATTGAAGGAAATTGAAGAATCTTCATTTATCCAAAGAGATTATCTTTTAGGTAAACTAAATAGTGTAATTGCATTAGATAATAATGCATTAAATTCTGAGTTGGAAGTCGCTAAAAAAGAGATTGAACTAGAAGTTAATACACTTGCTAGCCACAAAAAATGGAAGTGGTTGCAAGACTATCCCATCGAGTTTATAGCTGATAGAAATGAGTTTTATGAGCTCGTGGTGGATTTGTCTAACATCAATTATTTTAATCTTTATGCTGTTTCAGATGAGCTAAAGGCTAAAATTGCTAAGGTTAACCCAGAGAAATTTGAAGTATTTGTTTTAGATGTTTTAGAAGATGCGAAGAACGATAGTAAGAAAAGAAGCGGTTGGTTTTTAGGTGAAAAAGTTATTGCCTTTCGGGTTTTTGTTTGGTTAATGCATTATCTGAAAACGCCTAATCAATATGCAATTCTGATAAAAATAGGAGAGAAGTGTTTCACTAAAATAAAAGGAGTAGGGCCGACTTCTAGAAAACTGGGCGATGTGGTTTTAAGGATTTTGTTTGAAAGTGAGACCATAGAAGGTTTGGGTGCTTTGCTTACCATGGATAGCCGAAACAAGTATCCGGTTTTTAAAGAGGCATTGAAAGAAGCTATTCGAAAAGCGATTAATTATACCAAGCTCAATCCGAATGAGGTAGAAGATTACTTTATCTCAGACTACGATTTGGTAAATGGTACTGTGCAAATGAGTTTTGGCGAATACTCATCTGAAATTCAGGTGGAAAGTTTGGCTAAAGTAAGCTTGATATGGTATAAACCAGATAAATCAATTCAGAAAAGTGTACCAGCAAAGGTGAAGAATGAATTTGCCAATGAATTAAAGCTTTGGAAAGCCACGCAAAAAGACATTAAAAAAGAGCTTTCTGGGCAAAAAATGCGAATAGAAGCTTTTTGGAGAAAGAACAAATCTTGGCCGTTTGAAAAGTGGAAAAAGTATTTGCTAGATCACCAACTTCTTAAATTCTTAACACATAGTTTAATCTGGCAATTTGACACCGAAGGCAAAACCCAAAGTGGATTTGTAGTAGATGGTCAGTTAGTAGATTATCATAAAGAGCCTTTAACCGAAATAGAAAATGCCACAGTTACTTTATGGCATCCTGTAAATGCTGCAGTAGAAGAGGTGCATTTGTGGCGATCTTTTATGTTGGCAAACGAAATTAAACAGCCATTTAAGCAAGCTTTTAGAGAAGTGTATTTAGTTACTGATGCAGAAATCAATACTTCTACTTACTCAAATCGCTTTAATGGACATGTATTAAATCACCATAAATTTGCGGCACTGGCGAAACAAAGATTATGGAAATACGATAGCGTTTATACTTACGATAACCCGTTTATTGAATTTCGTGAATATAAAATTAGAATCACTTTAGATTTACAAACTCAGTATACACTGGCTGTTTCTGAAAGGGTTCACTTTAGAAATACACAAGAAAATGTAGCCCAAAAAGCAGAAGATGTTCCCACTATTGTTTTCTCGGAAGCCATGCGAGATGTAGATTTATTTGTGGGTGTTTGTTCTATCGGGATGGAAGACGAGTGGAACGATAATAACCACATGAATTACTGGCAGAGTTATTCAAAATCTGAACTTTCGGAGTTGGCTAAGACCAGAAAGCAGATTTTAGAAAACCTCATTCCTAAGTTAAAAATTAAAGATCAGTGTGGGTTTACAGATAGAAGTTTGGTGGTAAAAGGCAAACTGAAAACCTATAAAATCCATTTTGGTAGTGGTAATATTTTAATGGAGCCAAACGATCAGTATTTGTGCATTATACCAGACAAAAGCAGAGGTGCATCGAGCAAAAAAATATTCCTTCCATTCGACGATGACCATGTGCTTTCCATTATATTAAGTAAAGCATTACTATTGGCAGACGATGATAAAATTACCGATCCGGTTATTTTAAATCAGTTATAA
- a CDS encoding catalase: MRKLNFILIALCISMSVFAQDMTTNTGAPVGDNQNSKTAGEYGPVLLEDIHLIEKLAAFDRERIPERVVHARGAGAFGYFEASKDMSEFTMAAPFQEVGKKTELAVRFSTVIHGKGSPETARDPRGFAVKFYTEQGNYDIVGNNLPIFFIRDAIKFPDMVHSLKPSPVTNKQDPNRFFDFFSNIPESTHMITRLWTDLGTPLGYQYMNGSSVHGFKWINDKGEVIYVKYSWVSKQGEKNMSVKEAAMQQAKDWQHATVSLRNDIEEGDYPQWDLYVQLIKPEDIHSFDFWPLDATKDWPADKIEKIKIGTMTLNRNPVNYFQEVESIAFAPGSLIPGVEPSEDKLLQGRLFSYFDTHRHRLGPNYLQVDVNRPKGKVVNYNADSYASTRNQNFDNPDVNYQPSNKTPVAENTTYRASKTTLNNVTITQQKISKTNDFAQAGDFYRSLTDTEKDHLISNLAGDLGQVTDKNIQKKMITHFYRADRDYGMRVATALGFDKEDFMGH, from the coding sequence ATGAGAAAATTAAATTTTATCTTAATTGCATTGTGCATCAGTATGAGTGTTTTTGCACAAGACATGACCACAAACACAGGAGCGCCTGTGGGAGACAATCAAAATTCAAAAACAGCAGGTGAATATGGTCCAGTACTATTAGAAGATATCCACTTAATTGAAAAACTGGCTGCTTTCGATAGAGAGAGAATTCCTGAGCGTGTTGTACACGCAAGAGGTGCAGGAGCTTTTGGTTACTTTGAAGCCAGCAAAGACATGTCTGAGTTTACCATGGCAGCTCCATTTCAAGAAGTGGGTAAAAAAACTGAATTAGCAGTACGTTTTTCTACTGTAATTCATGGTAAAGGTTCGCCAGAAACTGCTCGTGACCCACGCGGTTTTGCTGTTAAATTTTACACAGAGCAAGGTAACTACGATATTGTAGGTAATAACCTGCCAATCTTCTTTATCCGTGATGCGATCAAGTTTCCAGACATGGTACATTCTTTAAAGCCATCACCAGTTACTAATAAGCAAGATCCGAATCGCTTTTTCGATTTCTTCTCAAACATACCAGAGTCAACACACATGATCACTAGATTATGGACAGACCTTGGTACGCCACTTGGTTACCAGTATATGAATGGTAGCAGTGTACATGGCTTTAAGTGGATAAATGACAAAGGTGAGGTAATCTATGTGAAGTATTCATGGGTTTCTAAGCAGGGTGAGAAAAATATGAGTGTAAAAGAAGCTGCTATGCAACAGGCAAAAGATTGGCAACACGCTACAGTATCATTACGCAATGATATTGAAGAAGGAGATTATCCACAGTGGGATTTATATGTGCAGTTAATTAAGCCTGAAGATATCCACAGTTTTGATTTCTGGCCTTTAGATGCTACTAAAGATTGGCCTGCTGATAAAATCGAGAAGATTAAAATCGGAACTATGACATTGAACAGAAACCCTGTAAACTATTTTCAGGAAGTGGAGTCAATTGCATTTGCACCAGGTTCTTTAATTCCGGGAGTTGAGCCTTCTGAAGATAAACTTTTACAAGGTAGATTATTCTCTTACTTCGATACACATCGCCACAGACTAGGCCCAAATTATTTACAAGTTGATGTAAATAGGCCTAAAGGTAAAGTAGTAAACTACAATGCAGATAGTTACGCAAGTACTAGAAACCAGAATTTTGATAACCCTGATGTTAACTACCAACCAAGTAACAAAACTCCGGTTGCAGAAAATACAACATACAGAGCATCAAAAACTACATTAAATAATGTAACTATCACTCAACAAAAAATTAGCAAAACCAACGATTTTGCTCAAGCGGGTGATTTCTACAGATCGCTAACAGATACCGAAAAAGACCATTTAATTAGCAACCTTGCTGGTGATTTAGGTCAGGTAACTGATAAAAACATCCAGAAAAAAATGATCACTCATTTCTATAGAGCCGACAGAGATTACGGTATGCGTGTAGCAACTGCGCTTGGTTTTGATAAAGAAGATTTTATGGGTCATTAA
- a CDS encoding ankyrin repeat domain-containing protein, with protein MKHIIPFVLLILLAKGLSAQNSTDIFEACRAGDLATVKALQNINADTLNSVDYKGYTPLILAVYNDQPEVVAYLLTQKVNTDAQDQSGNTALMGAVFKGYQQHVKILLENGTSVDQQNYNAATALTFAATFGGPEIVKLLLEHNANVNIKDARGYTAIDHAKMQGNTAVVEVFDAYIGNKNSTDGKK; from the coding sequence ATGAAACATATTATTCCTTTCGTTCTTCTAATTTTACTTGCCAAAGGTTTAAGTGCACAAAATTCAACTGACATATTTGAAGCTTGTCGTGCAGGCGATTTGGCAACAGTAAAAGCTTTACAAAATATAAATGCAGATACGCTAAACAGTGTAGACTATAAAGGATATACACCACTTATTTTGGCGGTTTATAATGATCAGCCAGAGGTAGTAGCCTATTTACTAACACAAAAAGTAAACACAGATGCCCAAGATCAATCTGGTAATACCGCACTAATGGGAGCAGTATTTAAAGGTTATCAACAGCATGTGAAGATACTCTTAGAAAATGGTACTTCGGTAGACCAGCAAAATTACAATGCAGCTACTGCTTTAACTTTTGCAGCTACATTTGGTGGCCCAGAAATAGTAAAACTGCTTTTGGAGCACAATGCAAATGTGAATATTAAAGATGCTAGAGGATATACAGCCATAGACCATGCGAAAATGCAAGGCAACACCGCAGTGGTAGAAGTATTTGATGCTTATATCGGAAATAAGAATTCCACTGATGGGAAAAAATAA